A part of Cloacibacillus sp. genomic DNA contains:
- a CDS encoding acyltransferase domain-containing protein: MEHIKENDAKIYAVSADDNTALVSRCVWLAKRLEAGENPRLLFGGDRADRGPYRRAFAVSEIEEAVEALNTFPPKMRKKLKLVFAMPGQGSAGPIPVESLCAELPVFREYIERAQRVLGRQGRLSAKEILSRGRARSSMDEQLFVLIYGTALAMQYRAWGAEPDMVIAHSLGELMALVVCGMASYEEMLCFVCRRALIIDSLAESGAMAHVAADAAEIFRMTTAYGGKLSVAAVNSRSSVVVSGELRALSSFERELDRRTIPHRRLRVPKAAHSAIMEPALAPIEALAFPTLRDGCCPLFSSVTGAQLTAREAEAPVWRRRHCRGTVRFDLALAALSETLGDSDSFFIEFGVHRVLTAAGIKTLPDSRWYGASSMARYHENRSPEYCFKRGILETLAALWECNILSEIQPALPVCYQ; the protein is encoded by the coding sequence ATGGAACATATAAAGGAAAACGACGCAAAAATATACGCCGTATCCGCGGACGATAACACCGCGCTGGTTTCTCGCTGCGTATGGCTTGCCAAGCGTCTGGAAGCCGGAGAGAATCCGCGCCTGCTCTTTGGCGGCGACAGGGCGGACAGAGGACCATACCGAAGGGCCTTCGCGGTCTCGGAGATAGAAGAGGCCGTCGAAGCGCTGAATACCTTTCCTCCGAAAATGCGAAAAAAGCTAAAACTCGTTTTCGCGATGCCGGGGCAGGGCTCGGCCGGTCCCATTCCGGTCGAATCGCTCTGCGCGGAGCTGCCGGTCTTCCGCGAGTATATTGAACGCGCTCAGCGCGTGCTCGGCCGGCAGGGACGGCTTTCCGCGAAGGAGATCCTCTCGCGCGGCAGGGCGCGCAGCAGCATGGATGAGCAGCTCTTCGTCCTCATCTATGGCACGGCGCTCGCGATGCAGTACCGCGCGTGGGGAGCAGAACCGGATATGGTGATCGCACATTCCCTCGGGGAGCTGATGGCGCTGGTCGTCTGCGGCATGGCCTCCTACGAGGAGATGCTCTGTTTCGTCTGCCGGCGCGCGCTGATCATTGATTCCCTCGCGGAGTCCGGCGCGATGGCCCATGTCGCGGCGGATGCCGCGGAAATTTTCCGAATGACTACAGCGTATGGCGGGAAACTCTCCGTCGCCGCCGTCAACAGCCGCAGCTCCGTCGTCGTCTCCGGCGAGCTCAGGGCTCTCTCCAGCTTTGAGAGGGAGCTCGACCGCCGGACGATACCGCACAGAAGGCTGCGCGTGCCGAAGGCGGCCCATTCCGCAATAATGGAGCCGGCGCTCGCGCCGATTGAGGCGCTTGCCTTTCCAACCCTTCGGGATGGCTGCTGTCCGCTCTTCTCATCCGTTACCGGCGCGCAGCTTACGGCTCGTGAGGCGGAAGCCCCGGTGTGGCGCCGGCGGCACTGCCGCGGAACGGTACGTTTCGATCTCGCCCTCGCCGCGTTATCAGAAACTTTAGGGGACAGCGACTCCTTCTTCATAGAGTTTGGGGTCCATCGCGTGCTGACGGCGGCAGGTATAAAAACACTGCCTGACAGCAGATGGTACGGAGCCTCATCGATGGCCCGCTATCATGAAAACCGTTCCCCAGAATACTGCTTCAAACGTGGAATACTGGAGACTCTCGCCGCGCTGTGGGAGTGTAATATCCTCTCTGAAATTCAACCCGCTTTGCCGGTATGTTACCAATAA
- the mnmE gene encoding tRNA uridine-5-carboxymethylaminomethyl(34) synthesis GTPase MnmE translates to MAEDTITALATAWGEGGIAIVRVSGGESAAIIDKIFRAKRRFFEQPARCMTLGTLHTKDGTLFDEVLAVRFERGNSYTGEDSAEIHCHGGVLPAQRCIEELCSLGARMALPGEFTRRAFINGRIDLAQAEAVAGIIKARSDEALTASARSLQGSFTEKIRGLMERLTALAAALEVDLDFPEEGEGFITKGESAGRLDELIAECEELISRCRSGMLLRDGLRAAIIGRPNVGKSSLLNALLAENRAIVTATPGTTRDSIEETFIYKGLPVRIIDTAGIRETTDEIEEIGVQRSLKSMDEADIILRVIDSSEGNLTMEAALPAAVKRQIIILNKSDLPAKVTEADIEAHFPDHPRIAVSAANGSGLDELKELILKTALSGGELAGGYSVTARQMECLTRTKEALSAAVGALSSGIGDDLVLSCLFDARVQLSSLLGIDASEDLLDKIFSSFCVGK, encoded by the coding sequence ATGGCAGAAGATACGATTACGGCGCTGGCCACGGCATGGGGCGAGGGCGGCATCGCGATAGTGAGAGTTTCCGGCGGGGAGAGCGCGGCTATCATTGACAAAATATTCCGCGCCAAACGGCGCTTTTTCGAGCAGCCCGCGCGCTGCATGACGCTGGGAACGCTGCACACGAAAGACGGGACTCTCTTTGACGAGGTGCTTGCCGTGCGCTTTGAGCGGGGAAACAGTTATACAGGCGAAGATAGCGCGGAGATACACTGTCATGGCGGCGTGCTCCCGGCGCAGCGCTGTATCGAGGAGCTCTGTTCGCTGGGGGCTAGGATGGCCCTGCCCGGCGAATTCACGAGGCGGGCCTTCATTAATGGCCGCATCGACCTCGCGCAGGCGGAGGCGGTCGCCGGCATCATTAAGGCGCGCAGCGACGAGGCGCTGACCGCGTCGGCAAGGTCGCTGCAGGGATCATTCACGGAAAAGATACGGGGACTTATGGAGAGGCTGACCGCGCTGGCCGCGGCGCTTGAGGTCGACCTTGACTTCCCCGAGGAGGGAGAGGGCTTCATCACCAAGGGCGAAAGCGCCGGACGCCTCGATGAGCTCATCGCAGAGTGCGAGGAGCTCATCTCCCGTTGCCGCAGCGGCATGCTGCTGCGCGATGGGCTGCGCGCCGCGATCATCGGGCGGCCAAATGTGGGAAAATCATCGCTGCTGAACGCCCTGCTCGCGGAGAACCGCGCGATCGTCACAGCGACGCCGGGCACAACACGCGACAGTATCGAGGAGACCTTCATTTATAAGGGGCTGCCGGTGAGGATAATCGACACCGCCGGTATCCGTGAGACAACCGACGAAATCGAGGAGATAGGCGTGCAGCGCTCGCTCAAATCGATGGATGAGGCCGATATCATCCTGCGGGTGATAGACAGCTCGGAGGGCAATCTCACGATGGAGGCGGCGCTGCCCGCCGCCGTGAAGAGGCAGATCATCATCCTGAACAAGAGCGACCTCCCCGCGAAAGTAACCGAGGCCGATATCGAGGCGCATTTCCCCGACCATCCGCGCATCGCCGTCTCCGCCGCCAACGGAAGCGGGCTTGACGAGCTGAAGGAGCTCATTCTTAAGACGGCGCTCTCCGGCGGAGAGCTTGCCGGAGGTTATTCCGTCACCGCGCGGCAGATGGAGTGCCTTACAAGGACAAAAGAGGCGCTGTCGGCCGCCGTAGGGGCGCTCTCTTCCGGTATAGGAGACGATCTCGTCCTCTCCTGCCTCTTCGATGCCAGAGTCCAGCTGTCGTCGCTGCTCGGCATCGACGCGAGCGAAGATCTGCTTGACAAGATATTCAGCAGTTTCTGTGTCGGCAAGTAA
- a CDS encoding PLP-dependent aminotransferase family protein, with amino-acid sequence MSTVNWDARLSEIALNVKPSPIRALLKYTKTPGVISFAGGNPDPAVFPVAEFAEASQILSREGKDVLQYGATNGYDPLKEYISKWMAPRMGRETKLDEMLITTGSQEGMDLLCSVLLNDGDTIIVEGPTYPGALHVMRNRGARFLSVPCDKDGLCVDLLPGVIEQGRKDGHKIKFIYSIVNFQNPSGATLSKERRAKLLEIAEKYDLIIFEDDPYGHLRYNGEHVPTIFSMDKSGRVVYACSFSKILAPGTRVAWIVGAPELIQKMVMIKQGTNLCTSVVAQALVYEYCRLGHLDGFLPKIIAHYSKKRDAMDAAFKKHLPANTRYHTPEGGFFFWLQVPGVDSTKLFMKAIDHGVAFVTGPAFYAEDGEGLDYMRTCFTFAQPEEIEEGAKRLAAAIKEL; translated from the coding sequence ATGAGTACAGTAAATTGGGACGCAAGACTTTCAGAGATAGCGCTAAATGTTAAACCGTCGCCGATACGCGCGCTTCTTAAGTATACCAAGACACCCGGCGTCATCTCATTTGCCGGCGGAAATCCCGACCCCGCGGTATTCCCCGTGGCGGAATTCGCGGAGGCCTCACAGATACTGAGCCGCGAGGGTAAGGACGTCCTGCAGTACGGCGCCACGAACGGCTATGACCCGCTTAAGGAATATATCTCAAAGTGGATGGCCCCGCGCATGGGACGTGAGACAAAGCTCGATGAAATGCTGATCACTACCGGGTCGCAGGAGGGCATGGACCTTCTCTGTTCCGTGCTGCTCAACGACGGCGACACGATCATCGTCGAAGGACCGACATACCCCGGAGCGCTGCACGTGATGCGCAACCGCGGCGCGCGCTTTCTCTCCGTGCCATGCGACAAGGACGGGCTTTGCGTAGACCTGCTGCCAGGAGTCATCGAACAGGGGCGCAAGGACGGACATAAAATCAAATTCATCTATTCGATCGTAAACTTCCAGAACCCCTCTGGAGCGACGCTCTCCAAGGAACGCCGCGCCAAGCTGCTGGAGATCGCCGAGAAGTACGACCTGATAATCTTTGAGGACGACCCCTACGGACACCTCCGCTACAACGGGGAGCATGTACCGACGATCTTCTCGATGGATAAGAGCGGCCGCGTGGTCTATGCCTGCTCCTTCTCGAAGATACTGGCCCCCGGCACACGCGTGGCATGGATCGTCGGCGCGCCGGAGCTGATTCAGAAGATGGTGATGATAAAGCAGGGCACGAACCTCTGCACAAGCGTCGTCGCCCAGGCCCTCGTCTATGAGTACTGCCGCCTCGGCCACCTCGACGGCTTCCTGCCGAAGATCATCGCCCACTACAGCAAGAAACGTGACGCGATGGACGCCGCCTTCAAAAAGCATCTGCCCGCCAACACCCGCTACCATACGCCGGAGGGCGGATTCTTCTTCTGGCTCCAGGTACCCGGCGTTGATTCGACAAAGCTCTTCATGAAGGCGATCGACCACGGAGTGGCGTTCGTCACCGGCCCGGCCTTCTACGCCGAGGATGGAGAGGGGCTCGACTATATGCGCACCTGCTTCACCTTCGCGCAGCCGGAGGAGATCGAAGAGGGCGCGAAACGCCTCGCCGCCGCCATCAAGGAGCTCTAG